One segment of Rhodopirellula baltica SH 1 DNA contains the following:
- a CDS encoding SWIM zinc finger family protein — protein MAVSVKAWQTLTWSTLESWTGSRTIQRGEDYQKQGRVRKLVLCGDGSIIATVQGTESYITRVSLNTKKRSGVQLSSYCSCPVGYDCKHGVATVLKMIADCEAGKRPPSISDTDVRFEHLQDDNTTPAPKPSSGASKKQRTTDKQIREYLADESKENLIDRLMKCCSAEPSIRRTLADEVTIASGHFDKLLAEAYKEMRKLTAEEAWYDAWDGEGELPDYSGLQKRMTTLLAAGHADELVKLGKELMTRGTDQVNRGHDDGSVCGQLCECMETVAKAIRKSSLTDEQRLLVAFDLSLDDDYDLAASVAELFQSKWPKSAWSSAADELIVRLHSLPAKTDPHGFVSPNRQREQTGSMAIHALRACGRDEEAREISVAEALTCGSFMRAVKELMDDGFDAEAEELAFRGLRETDLQFRGIIHHLQELIGELASKRKEWKIPAAIAAEDFFESPSVDGFEKLLQASNKAKCKAVTETAARRFLETGKRPDLDRNQMRRTKATKAWPLPRAPLGQDADQPVSETRHDRGPHYDVLIGLSIKNSSPDETLRLYDTANANSSDSRFHSARIDRLSVAKSVEKSHPERAIEIYLREALSVAAQTNTKTYPLVGNHLKKVKTLLFQNNRQAEWENILADFKTKHGRKPRLMEVIDRIDRDRIASSMSKR, from the coding sequence ATGGCGGTGAGCGTCAAAGCGTGGCAAACCTTGACCTGGTCCACGCTCGAAAGCTGGACCGGAAGCCGAACGATTCAGCGCGGCGAAGATTATCAAAAACAGGGTCGAGTTCGCAAACTGGTTCTCTGCGGTGATGGGTCGATCATCGCCACCGTACAAGGAACCGAGTCCTACATCACTCGGGTCTCGCTCAACACCAAAAAGCGTTCTGGTGTGCAACTGAGTTCCTATTGCTCTTGCCCGGTTGGGTACGACTGCAAGCATGGCGTTGCGACGGTGTTGAAAATGATCGCCGATTGTGAAGCAGGCAAACGCCCACCGAGCATCTCTGACACCGACGTTCGGTTTGAACACTTGCAAGACGACAACACGACGCCCGCTCCGAAACCATCCTCCGGGGCGTCCAAGAAACAACGCACAACCGACAAACAGATCCGCGAATATTTGGCCGATGAATCCAAAGAGAACTTGATCGACCGATTGATGAAATGCTGTTCCGCCGAACCCTCCATCCGACGAACGCTAGCAGATGAAGTCACCATCGCCAGTGGCCACTTCGATAAATTGCTCGCGGAAGCCTACAAAGAAATGCGAAAGTTAACCGCAGAAGAGGCGTGGTATGACGCTTGGGATGGTGAGGGTGAACTGCCTGACTACAGCGGACTCCAAAAACGAATGACGACATTGCTCGCTGCCGGGCATGCGGACGAGCTGGTCAAACTTGGAAAGGAGCTGATGACTCGCGGGACGGACCAAGTCAACAGAGGCCATGACGATGGATCTGTCTGCGGTCAACTGTGCGAGTGTATGGAAACGGTCGCCAAAGCGATTCGAAAGTCTTCACTCACCGACGAGCAGAGATTGCTTGTAGCGTTCGATCTCAGTCTCGATGACGACTACGATCTGGCCGCCTCCGTCGCAGAGTTGTTCCAAAGCAAATGGCCGAAGTCGGCTTGGTCATCGGCTGCCGACGAACTGATCGTTCGCTTGCATTCTCTGCCCGCCAAAACCGATCCGCATGGTTTCGTCAGTCCAAACCGCCAACGCGAACAAACGGGAAGCATGGCGATTCACGCCCTGCGTGCCTGTGGTCGAGATGAAGAAGCTCGTGAAATCAGTGTCGCTGAAGCGCTGACATGTGGAAGCTTCATGAGAGCGGTCAAAGAATTGATGGACGATGGCTTCGACGCCGAAGCAGAAGAACTCGCCTTTCGGGGTCTTCGCGAAACGGACCTTCAATTCCGTGGGATCATTCATCACCTTCAAGAATTGATTGGTGAACTCGCATCGAAGCGGAAAGAATGGAAAATCCCCGCGGCGATCGCTGCCGAAGACTTTTTCGAATCACCATCGGTCGACGGGTTTGAAAAGCTGCTCCAAGCATCCAACAAAGCAAAATGCAAAGCAGTCACTGAAACCGCGGCTCGCCGGTTCTTGGAAACGGGCAAACGACCGGACTTGGACCGCAACCAAATGCGACGAACAAAAGCGACGAAGGCTTGGCCCTTGCCGCGAGCACCACTCGGACAGGACGCCGACCAACCTGTCAGCGAAACGAGGCACGACCGCGGCCCACACTACGATGTACTGATCGGTCTTTCGATCAAAAACAGTTCGCCAGATGAAACGTTGCGGTTGTACGATACCGCGAATGCAAATTCATCGGACTCGCGGTTCCATTCCGCTCGCATTGATCGCTTGTCGGTGGCGAAGTCGGTTGAAAAATCTCATCCCGAACGCGCGATCGAGATCTATCTGCGTGAAGCGTTGTCCGTCGCTGCGCAGACCAACACCAAAACATATCCGTTGGTCGGAAATCATCTCAAGAAGGTCAAGACGCTCTTGTTTCAAAACAACCGGCAAGCGGAATGGGAAAACATCCTGGCCGATTTCAAAACAAAACATGGCCGAAAGCCACGACTCATGGAAGTCATTGATCGCATCGACCGGGACCGCATCGCAAGCAGCATGAGCAAACGATAG
- a CDS encoding TIGR02452 family protein, producing MTLKQLAQEVLDLIDAGEYRVDETVVRFAEQQNRAVQSTRLYRPDELESLRAEPAKVRQVVHVVDGTTQVVAQQLSGAGELALLNFASARNPGGGFLNGAKAQEEDLCRCSGLYPCLIEHMEYYEANRNQSSLLYTDHAIFSPKVPFFRTRGTGDLLEVPFFASVITVPAPNSRPFLRGNPNATEELESTFLRRWRNVLRIARDQNVKCLLLGAWGCGAFGGDPLMASRTAKSAIASDGGDISEIVFAIPGTGRQSKANLDAFRETFG from the coding sequence ATGACACTCAAACAGCTCGCGCAAGAAGTCCTCGACCTGATCGATGCTGGTGAGTATCGAGTCGACGAGACGGTCGTGCGATTTGCCGAACAACAAAATCGAGCGGTGCAATCGACCCGGTTGTATCGACCGGATGAGCTCGAGTCTCTGCGAGCGGAACCCGCGAAAGTGAGGCAAGTTGTCCATGTAGTTGATGGAACGACTCAGGTGGTTGCTCAGCAATTGTCAGGTGCAGGTGAACTAGCGTTGTTGAACTTCGCTTCCGCACGCAATCCGGGTGGCGGTTTTTTGAACGGTGCAAAAGCACAGGAAGAAGACCTGTGTCGATGCAGTGGTTTGTATCCCTGTTTGATCGAACACATGGAATACTACGAAGCAAATCGAAATCAATCGTCGCTGTTGTACACCGATCATGCCATCTTCAGTCCCAAGGTTCCGTTCTTTCGAACCAGGGGCACCGGCGATCTGCTAGAGGTTCCTTTCTTCGCGTCCGTGATCACAGTACCGGCTCCGAATAGCAGACCTTTCCTGCGTGGCAATCCCAATGCGACCGAGGAGTTGGAGAGTACCTTCCTGCGGAGGTGGCGGAACGTTCTTCGAATTGCAAGGGATCAGAACGTGAAGTGTCTTCTTCTGGGGGCGTGGGGATGTGGAGCGTTCGGAGGTGACCCGTTGATGGCGTCACGCACCGCGAAGTCCGCAATTGCATCGGATGGTGGCGATATCAGCGAGATTGTTTTCGCCATTCCCGGTACCGGACGGCAGAGCAAAGCGAACTTGGACGCATTTCGCGAAACGTTCGGATGA
- a CDS encoding nucleotidyltransferase domain-containing protein translates to MNLPKHSSLIHSPGTQVVAQKDVMTTNDRIAHPAGAVGVIVRSPVDRTHAYRVKFSDGFEAAIHHDQLVRLSEFKNQFIRNTTAPLMDSGLYERVIYRCVIGSRAYGLDDEDSDTDRRGIYLPPAELHWSLYGVPEQLENDQTQEVYWELQKFIVLALKANPNVLECLYSPIVEKVTPLGKDLLAMRDAFLSKLVFQTFSGYVASQFKKMQTDIRNQGRVKWKHVMHLIRLLLSGTHVLQNGEIIVDVGQHRDRLLTIKHGDMPFHAADEWRQELQREFESAFQTTPLPDRPDYERANAFLIDARRKAIQEDLP, encoded by the coding sequence ATGAATCTCCCCAAGCACTCTTCGCTGATCCATTCACCGGGCACGCAGGTTGTCGCTCAAAAAGATGTGATGACAACGAATGATCGAATCGCTCATCCCGCCGGTGCGGTTGGCGTGATCGTGCGGTCGCCGGTCGATCGCACCCACGCGTATCGCGTCAAGTTCAGCGACGGGTTCGAAGCCGCGATTCATCACGACCAGCTCGTTCGATTGTCCGAGTTCAAAAATCAATTCATCCGAAATACCACCGCACCGCTGATGGACTCGGGACTGTATGAGCGTGTCATTTACCGCTGTGTGATCGGTTCACGAGCCTACGGGCTGGACGACGAAGATTCCGACACAGATCGACGAGGCATCTACCTTCCGCCAGCCGAACTTCATTGGTCGCTCTATGGTGTCCCGGAACAACTTGAGAACGACCAAACCCAGGAAGTTTACTGGGAACTGCAGAAGTTCATTGTGCTGGCTTTGAAAGCGAACCCGAACGTTCTGGAATGCCTCTATTCGCCAATTGTCGAAAAGGTCACACCGCTCGGCAAAGACTTGCTGGCGATGCGCGACGCCTTTCTGTCCAAGCTCGTTTTCCAAACGTTCTCAGGCTACGTCGCCTCGCAATTCAAAAAGATGCAAACGGACATCCGCAATCAAGGCCGTGTGAAGTGGAAACATGTCATGCACCTGATTCGGTTGCTGCTGTCGGGAACGCACGTTCTGCAAAACGGCGAGATAATCGTTGATGTCGGACAGCACCGAGACCGCTTGCTGACGATCAAACATGGCGACATGCCATTCCACGCGGCAGATGAATGGCGACAAGAACTGCAACGAGAATTCGAATCCGCTTTCCAAACCACCCCACTGCCCGACCGTCCTGACTACGAACGAGCCAATGCGTTCCTGATCGATGCTCGCCGCAAAGCCATTCAAGAGGACCTTCCATGA
- a CDS encoding nucleotidyltransferase domain-containing protein has protein sequence MIDARIIDYDKMLPHIRAAPHPLLFATISGAHLYGFPSANSDFDLRGVHLLPLQTVVGLEDGELTIEKEGVYDGLEIDLVTHDVGKFFGLMLRRNGYVLEQVFSPLVVRTTPEHDELKSIAENCITRHHAHHYLGFAATQWKLFSKETPPRVKPLLYVYRVLLTGIHLMRAGVVESNLVTLNQTARLSYIDELIDRKLTGPEKGTLDAADLDFHAGEFERLVRQLEEAHEQSHLPEVPTARPALNDLLVRLRLNGCDVSDAVDPVPREN, from the coding sequence ATGATCGATGCCCGAATTATTGACTACGACAAGATGTTGCCGCACATCCGTGCTGCACCCCATCCGCTGTTGTTCGCCACCATCAGTGGAGCTCACCTGTACGGTTTCCCATCCGCCAACTCCGACTTTGATCTTCGCGGCGTGCACTTGCTGCCACTGCAAACGGTTGTCGGTTTGGAGGATGGCGAACTGACCATTGAGAAAGAAGGGGTTTACGACGGCCTTGAGATTGACCTGGTCACACACGACGTTGGCAAGTTCTTTGGACTGATGTTGCGACGAAACGGTTACGTGCTCGAACAAGTCTTCTCACCGCTGGTCGTTCGCACCACGCCGGAACACGACGAACTGAAATCGATCGCGGAGAACTGCATCACCCGGCATCACGCTCACCACTACCTCGGTTTCGCAGCGACTCAGTGGAAACTGTTCTCCAAGGAAACACCGCCGCGGGTCAAACCGCTGCTCTACGTGTACCGCGTGCTGTTGACTGGTATTCATTTGATGCGGGCGGGCGTCGTCGAGTCCAACCTCGTGACACTCAATCAAACCGCGAGACTGTCGTACATCGATGAGCTGATCGATCGCAAGCTAACTGGGCCGGAGAAAGGAACGCTCGATGCCGCCGACCTTGACTTTCATGCCGGCGAATTTGAGCGATTGGTTCGTCAACTGGAGGAGGCTCACGAACAGTCCCATTTGCCCGAGGTTCCAACCGCTCGCCCGGCTCTCAACGATCTGCTGGTGCGACTCCGGTTGAACGGTTGCGATGTTTCCGACGCGGTCGATCCTGTGCCTCGCGAAAATTAG
- a CDS encoding DUF1549 domain-containing protein: protein MLLGVICQCFVGLDRAFADPTLPATASNQTLPSGSQSPVVVETPVSFELDVQPILAAHGCNAGACHGKQRGQNGFQLSLLGFDSNFDYDAIVRQARGRRLTIRSPESSLLVQKATAELPHGGGRKIEVGSKAYATLTAWIRQGAPRRLADEPSVTSVEIAQTEFLLKPSETAQLAVVAHYSDGSQRDVTSLTGYLSNDDAITSVNATGKLVAGPIPGETAVMARYMNHICVANVSIPRTTALTEEFYEQQARANFIDDLVYEKLNQLQIQVSDPASESTFLRRVYTDVIGRPPTMEEAREFLDSQDSDKREQLVDRLLDQPEYIDHWANQWADLLRPNPYRVGIKAVLNYDNWIRQQFRENVPYDEFARRLITAKGSTWHNGAVTLFRDRRSPDEVATLVSQLFLGVRLECAKCHHHPFEKWSQHDFYSFAAYFGKVGRKGKGLSPPISGGEEIVYALTKGDVKHPVTDEVLPPSPLFGTADVPEGSDPRDALAEWMTSPDNDYFAQVHVNRVWAQLMGRGIVDPVDDLRSTNPPSNPALLDALAEHFQQSGFDQKNLIKTIVLSNVYSLSSVPNETNAADRLNYSRHYRHRLRAEVLAQAVADVTETSESFSALAPESRANQVWTHRIDSTFLDTFGRPDENKDPPCERIPDSSVTQTLHLMNARELDTRIRSDSGRAARLAKSDSSPADIVTDLYLAIFSRKPNADEQSFAETLIREASESDEANPSSDAKDDVATEENRRRVIEDLIWAMTNSPEFIIQN, encoded by the coding sequence ATGTTGTTGGGGGTCATCTGCCAATGCTTTGTCGGTCTCGACCGAGCCTTCGCGGATCCGACATTGCCGGCGACTGCGTCCAACCAGACGTTGCCAAGCGGCTCGCAATCACCTGTCGTCGTTGAAACGCCGGTCAGTTTCGAATTGGACGTCCAGCCCATCCTGGCTGCTCACGGCTGCAACGCGGGTGCCTGCCACGGCAAACAACGCGGCCAGAATGGGTTCCAACTTTCGTTGCTGGGATTTGATTCCAACTTCGATTACGACGCGATTGTTCGACAGGCCCGCGGGCGACGGCTCACCATCCGGTCTCCCGAGTCCAGCCTGTTGGTTCAAAAGGCAACGGCCGAATTGCCCCATGGCGGTGGTCGAAAAATCGAAGTGGGATCGAAGGCCTACGCCACCCTGACCGCCTGGATTCGTCAAGGCGCGCCGCGTCGACTGGCAGACGAACCCTCGGTGACATCCGTTGAAATCGCTCAGACCGAGTTCCTGCTCAAACCATCCGAAACGGCTCAGCTCGCGGTGGTGGCTCACTACAGCGATGGCAGCCAGAGAGATGTCACATCTTTGACTGGGTATCTGTCCAACGACGATGCGATCACATCGGTCAACGCCACGGGAAAACTCGTTGCCGGACCGATTCCAGGCGAGACCGCGGTGATGGCTCGCTACATGAATCACATTTGTGTGGCCAATGTCAGCATCCCGCGAACGACCGCGTTGACCGAAGAATTCTACGAGCAACAAGCCCGTGCGAATTTCATCGACGACTTGGTCTATGAAAAACTGAACCAACTTCAAATCCAAGTTTCGGATCCTGCCAGTGAGTCAACGTTCTTGCGACGCGTTTACACCGATGTGATCGGACGGCCGCCGACGATGGAGGAGGCTCGCGAATTTCTGGATTCGCAAGATTCCGACAAGCGTGAACAGTTGGTCGATCGTCTTCTCGATCAACCCGAATACATCGATCACTGGGCCAACCAATGGGCTGACCTGCTGCGTCCCAATCCCTATCGCGTCGGAATCAAGGCGGTCCTGAACTATGACAACTGGATTCGCCAGCAGTTTCGAGAGAACGTTCCCTACGACGAATTTGCACGACGTCTGATCACAGCCAAAGGCAGCACTTGGCACAACGGAGCGGTGACGCTGTTCCGTGATCGACGCAGCCCCGATGAAGTTGCCACGTTGGTCAGCCAATTGTTTCTCGGCGTCCGATTGGAATGCGCCAAGTGTCACCATCATCCGTTTGAAAAGTGGAGCCAGCACGACTTCTATTCCTTCGCCGCCTACTTTGGCAAAGTCGGTCGCAAAGGCAAAGGTTTGTCCCCGCCAATCTCCGGCGGCGAAGAGATCGTTTACGCTTTGACCAAGGGCGACGTCAAACATCCGGTGACCGACGAAGTGCTGCCTCCATCGCCCCTGTTCGGAACGGCCGACGTGCCCGAGGGTTCGGACCCACGGGACGCACTCGCGGAATGGATGACCTCCCCGGACAACGACTACTTCGCCCAGGTTCACGTCAATCGCGTGTGGGCACAGTTGATGGGCCGAGGCATCGTCGATCCCGTCGACGATCTTCGCAGCACCAACCCGCCCAGCAACCCGGCACTGCTGGATGCCTTGGCCGAGCACTTTCAACAATCCGGTTTCGATCAAAAGAACTTGATCAAGACCATCGTGCTCTCCAACGTCTACTCGCTCAGTTCCGTTCCCAACGAAACCAACGCAGCCGACCGATTGAACTACTCGCGTCACTACCGGCATCGATTGCGAGCCGAGGTGCTGGCCCAAGCGGTCGCGGATGTGACGGAAACGTCTGAATCGTTTTCTGCGTTGGCTCCCGAATCGCGAGCCAACCAAGTCTGGACGCACCGGATCGATTCGACGTTTTTGGACACGTTTGGCAGACCCGACGAGAACAAGGATCCGCCCTGCGAACGCATCCCCGATTCGTCGGTCACCCAGACGCTGCACTTGATGAACGCACGAGAACTGGACACACGCATCCGAAGTGATTCGGGACGTGCCGCAAGACTGGCCAAAAGTGACTCATCACCCGCGGACATCGTCACGGATTTGTACTTGGCCATCTTTTCGCGAAAACCAAACGCCGACGAACAAAGCTTTGCCGAAACACTGATTCGCGAAGCCAGCGAAAGCGACGAAGCGAATCCAAGCAGCGATGCGAAGGACGACGTCGCCACCGAAGAGAACCGGCGACGCGTCATTGAAGATTTGATCTGGGCGATGACGAATTCGCCTGAGTTTATTATTCAAAACTGA
- a CDS encoding DUF1501 domain-containing protein, translated as MSNTWTNCEGLTRRDGLKLGLGGLIGGGLSGALSAQARASEGSGSRRKTAQADACILVWMDGGPSHYETFDPKPDAPVEIRGSYQPIATQTPGIQFAQPMQKMAAISDDLAIVRSIRHDQGNHGAGNHYMMTGAPPRIPVGCGAFVSFHPSLGSVVSKEIGAPHGIPAYFSLPRMSRSGGPNFLGSKYAPFVVPDDPNRSSFRVRDVTIPTGLTDGRFSSRQQIRQRIDTMMRFNDASVADPTLAVDEFYQQSLQIISSKEAQAAFDIHQESDAIRDAYGRNPFGQQALLARRLVGAGVPFVTLYSGGWDHHVDIFNALDKKLPPFEATVAALISDLKEQGMLERTLVVVLGEFGRTPKINERGGRDHWSNAMSVVFAGGQTPGGQVIGATDRQGYAAVERVLSPENFVSTIYEKMGIDPGQMMYTGEGRPTHLVSDATPITELMS; from the coding sequence ATGTCGAACACTTGGACAAACTGTGAAGGACTGACGCGCCGCGACGGTCTGAAATTGGGTCTTGGCGGACTGATCGGCGGAGGCCTCTCGGGGGCGCTCAGTGCACAAGCACGCGCGTCGGAGGGTTCAGGTTCTCGCCGCAAAACCGCTCAGGCCGATGCATGCATCTTGGTCTGGATGGATGGTGGCCCCAGTCACTACGAGACGTTTGACCCGAAGCCTGATGCACCCGTCGAAATTCGCGGTTCTTACCAGCCAATCGCGACCCAGACGCCTGGGATCCAGTTCGCCCAACCGATGCAAAAGATGGCGGCGATCAGCGACGACCTGGCCATTGTTCGATCGATTCGACACGACCAAGGCAACCACGGTGCCGGCAATCACTACATGATGACCGGGGCCCCGCCTCGCATCCCTGTTGGCTGTGGTGCGTTTGTCAGTTTCCATCCCAGCCTGGGCAGTGTGGTCTCCAAAGAGATCGGCGCACCACATGGGATCCCCGCTTACTTTTCGCTGCCCCGGATGTCGCGATCGGGCGGGCCGAACTTCTTGGGCAGCAAGTACGCACCGTTTGTGGTTCCCGACGATCCCAACCGTTCCAGCTTTCGCGTGCGTGATGTCACGATTCCCACGGGACTGACCGATGGCCGCTTCAGTTCGCGACAACAAATCCGTCAACGCATCGACACGATGATGCGTTTCAATGACGCCAGCGTCGCCGACCCAACCTTGGCGGTCGATGAGTTCTATCAACAGAGCCTGCAAATCATCAGCAGCAAAGAAGCTCAGGCCGCTTTCGACATCCACCAAGAATCCGACGCAATTCGCGATGCCTACGGGCGGAACCCGTTTGGCCAACAAGCCCTGTTGGCGAGACGACTGGTCGGTGCGGGCGTTCCCTTCGTGACGCTTTACAGCGGAGGCTGGGATCATCACGTCGACATCTTCAATGCGCTGGATAAGAAACTGCCGCCGTTTGAAGCCACCGTCGCGGCGTTGATTTCCGACCTCAAAGAACAAGGCATGCTGGAACGCACTTTGGTGGTTGTCTTGGGTGAGTTCGGACGGACGCCCAAAATCAACGAACGCGGTGGTCGCGACCACTGGTCCAATGCCATGAGCGTCGTGTTTGCCGGCGGCCAGACGCCGGGCGGGCAAGTCATCGGTGCGACCGACCGACAAGGTTACGCGGCCGTCGAACGAGTCCTCTCGCCAGAGAACTTTGTGTCGACGATCTATGAAAAAATGGGCATCGATCCGGGCCAAATGATGTACACCGGCGAGGGACGTCCCACTCACTTGGTCAGCGACGCAACTCCGATCACCGAGTTGATGAGCTAG
- a CDS encoding PPC domain-containing protein, with protein MNSINCKCGDKSILRSRDAGCSVVFAGLSHRLAWMLVLCCFTSQLAHAQIKLDRVFPPAVAVGAETAVTAEGTFPNWPPNIDCDVNQVSVSAGEESGKLTIKVADDASVGVAWIRFHDDQSMTGLVPLVLSTADVFSETEPNDKRSQANPIELPTLVAGRLAKGGDSDAYRVSLKAGQTLVVSATANQVLKSPMDAVLQLTDLRGNVLYHSDDVRGLDPQIVYPTVSDQDLLIRIFAFPETPNSTIGYAGSPSFLYTLDVTTGPFVDHVAANEKRAIAFGYNLEDQTATVSDIAENLSPPIATIPGALGWSWVPPVYEAVHRVLPGDEFEGTLPALLFGHFTKADETHRYSFTANKGKKYRAEVRSKADGFLLDSKLTITDPKSGKTLASNDDVSSGGYDAGVDFTAAEDGPIDVAISEMLGEFGPRHFYQLSIRESKPECQLSIAEDHFVITQAKPLELSVSVNRKSGFQSKIRVAATDLPEGIQAEPVVSEPKGDTAKTIKLKVTASDNAIGHGRFRILGTILDADDQPTKETIQATYNLRPSVPLTEFWLTVPPVPAKEASP; from the coding sequence TTGAATTCAATCAACTGCAAGTGCGGCGACAAAAGCATTCTTCGTTCACGCGATGCGGGTTGCTCCGTGGTCTTTGCCGGACTCAGTCACCGACTGGCCTGGATGCTGGTTCTGTGCTGCTTCACCTCGCAATTGGCTCACGCACAAATCAAGCTGGATCGCGTGTTCCCGCCGGCGGTTGCCGTTGGTGCCGAGACAGCGGTCACTGCAGAAGGCACCTTTCCAAATTGGCCGCCCAACATCGATTGCGATGTCAACCAGGTTTCCGTCTCGGCTGGCGAAGAGTCCGGAAAGCTAACGATCAAAGTTGCCGACGATGCCTCGGTGGGAGTCGCGTGGATCCGATTCCACGATGACCAGTCCATGACCGGATTGGTTCCTCTGGTTCTCTCCACCGCCGACGTGTTCTCTGAAACAGAGCCCAATGACAAACGTTCGCAGGCCAACCCCATCGAGCTTCCCACTTTGGTTGCGGGACGTTTGGCCAAGGGCGGAGACAGTGATGCTTACCGCGTGTCACTGAAAGCGGGCCAGACGTTGGTCGTGTCCGCGACCGCCAACCAAGTGTTGAAGTCACCGATGGATGCGGTACTTCAATTGACCGATCTCCGCGGGAACGTGCTCTACCATTCCGACGATGTCCGTGGATTGGACCCACAAATCGTCTACCCAACCGTCTCGGATCAAGATCTGCTGATTCGAATTTTCGCGTTTCCCGAAACGCCCAACAGCACGATCGGCTACGCGGGATCCCCCTCGTTCCTTTACACGTTGGACGTGACCACGGGTCCCTTTGTCGATCATGTTGCTGCCAACGAAAAGAGAGCCATCGCGTTTGGCTACAACCTCGAAGATCAAACCGCGACTGTTTCCGACATCGCCGAAAACCTCTCGCCTCCCATCGCGACCATTCCTGGTGCCTTGGGTTGGTCTTGGGTCCCGCCAGTTTATGAAGCGGTCCATCGAGTTTTGCCCGGGGACGAGTTCGAGGGGACACTGCCCGCTTTGCTGTTCGGCCATTTCACGAAGGCAGATGAAACGCATCGCTACTCATTCACTGCCAACAAAGGCAAAAAGTACCGTGCCGAAGTTCGGTCCAAAGCCGATGGATTCTTGCTCGATTCCAAGCTCACAATCACAGATCCAAAGTCCGGCAAAACACTGGCCAGCAACGACGATGTTTCCTCCGGAGGCTATGACGCGGGAGTCGACTTCACCGCGGCCGAGGACGGTCCCATCGACGTCGCGATCTCCGAAATGCTGGGTGAGTTTGGACCACGACACTTCTATCAATTGTCCATTCGCGAATCGAAACCCGAATGTCAACTTTCGATTGCGGAAGATCACTTCGTGATCACTCAGGCCAAACCGCTCGAACTCAGCGTGTCAGTCAATCGCAAGTCCGGTTTCCAATCCAAAATCCGAGTCGCCGCAACCGATTTACCGGAAGGTATCCAGGCAGAACCCGTGGTTTCAGAACCCAAGGGCGACACCGCCAAAACAATCAAACTGAAAGTCACCGCGTCTGACAATGCGATTGGTCACGGTCGCTTTCGAATTTTGGGGACCATTCTGGACGCGGATGACCAACCAACGAAAGAGACCATCCAGGCCACCTACAACCTGCGACCGTCCGTTCCACTGACGGAGTTCTGGCTCACCGTTCCACCTGTCCCAGCCAAAGAAGCATCGCCATGA